From Cellulomonas fimi ATCC 484, a single genomic window includes:
- a CDS encoding OsmC family protein — MGPLHTYSIGVTWTGAGAVGTASYTSYSRDHDVQIGSKPALPGSSDPAFRGDPARYSPEELFVASIAQCHMLWFLHLASAAGVVVVAYTDEASGTMRVEAAGHGQFTEVVLRPRVVVARGHHLPDGSPVTDAVLAGLHHATREHCFIARSVNFPVRHEPATVRFAAPRAAVASAAGGAHADTLAPPAG, encoded by the coding sequence ATGGGGCCCTTGCACACGTACTCGATCGGCGTCACCTGGACGGGAGCCGGTGCCGTCGGCACCGCGAGCTACACCTCGTACAGTCGCGACCACGACGTGCAGATCGGGTCGAAGCCTGCGCTGCCGGGCTCGTCCGACCCGGCGTTCCGCGGCGACCCGGCCCGGTACTCGCCCGAGGAGCTGTTCGTCGCGTCGATCGCCCAGTGCCACATGCTGTGGTTCCTGCACCTCGCCTCGGCGGCGGGCGTGGTGGTCGTCGCCTACACCGACGAGGCGAGCGGGACCATGCGCGTCGAGGCGGCCGGGCACGGCCAGTTCACCGAGGTCGTGCTGCGGCCGCGAGTCGTCGTCGCGCGCGGCCACCACCTTCCCGACGGGTCGCCCGTCACCGACGCCGTGCTGGCGGGGCTGCACCACGCGACGCGCGAGCACTGCTTCATCGCACGGTCGGTGAACTTCCCCGTCCGCCACGAGCCCGCGACCGTGCGTTTCGCCGCGCCGCGGGCCGCCGTCGCCTCGGCCGCCGGCGGCGCGCACGCCGACACGCTCGCACCGCCGGCCGGCTGA
- a CDS encoding acyl-CoA dehydrogenase family protein has product MARTLRTLLTDDLLERIRERAPGHDRDNTFPYDDLSDLRDVGYLTAFVPERLGGAGLTLEEVAREQARLAGAAPATALAVNMHLVVTGLAALLVERGDAAFEFVLADAAAGEVFAFGNSEAGNDLVMFGSRTRAERQPDGGYRYFGTKIFTSLSPVWTRLATFGLDDADPDDPRLVHGVVAREDGGTSARDDWDTLGMRATQSATTVLDGAWAPADRVYRRLPPGPSADPFVFALFAVFEVLLAAVYTGIGRRAIEVAVATTRRRTSMKNDGRPYAQDPDIRWKVADAALLQDGAELQVFALARDVDEQAEHGARWFAQLVGVKVRATETARQVVDLAIRVSGGGAYYTGSELARLYRDVLAGIFHPSDDESAHATVAASVLGPLE; this is encoded by the coding sequence ATGGCCCGCACGCTGCGCACCCTGCTCACCGACGACCTGCTGGAGCGGATCCGGGAGCGGGCGCCCGGGCACGACCGCGACAACACCTTCCCGTACGACGACCTGTCCGACCTGCGCGACGTGGGCTACCTGACGGCGTTCGTGCCGGAGCGGCTCGGGGGCGCAGGCCTGACGCTCGAGGAGGTCGCCCGGGAGCAGGCGCGGCTCGCCGGTGCGGCCCCCGCGACGGCCCTCGCGGTCAACATGCACCTCGTCGTCACGGGCCTCGCGGCGCTGCTCGTCGAGCGCGGGGACGCCGCGTTCGAGTTCGTGCTCGCCGACGCGGCCGCCGGCGAGGTCTTCGCCTTCGGCAACTCCGAGGCCGGGAACGACCTCGTGATGTTCGGCTCGAGGACCCGTGCCGAGCGGCAGCCCGACGGCGGCTACCGGTACTTCGGGACGAAGATCTTCACGTCGCTGTCTCCCGTGTGGACCCGGCTCGCGACGTTCGGACTTGACGACGCCGACCCCGACGACCCCCGGCTGGTGCACGGCGTCGTGGCGCGCGAGGACGGCGGCACCAGCGCGCGCGACGACTGGGACACGCTCGGGATGCGCGCGACGCAGTCCGCGACGACCGTGCTCGACGGTGCGTGGGCGCCCGCGGACCGCGTCTACCGGCGGCTGCCGCCCGGACCGAGCGCCGACCCGTTCGTGTTCGCCCTCTTCGCCGTCTTCGAGGTGCTGCTCGCCGCGGTCTACACCGGGATCGGTCGACGGGCGATCGAGGTGGCCGTCGCGACGACGCGCCGGCGGACCTCGATGAAGAACGACGGGCGGCCGTACGCGCAGGACCCCGACATCCGGTGGAAGGTGGCGGACGCGGCGCTGCTGCAGGACGGAGCCGAGCTGCAGGTGTTCGCGCTCGCCCGCGACGTGGACGAGCAGGCGGAGCACGGCGCACGCTGGTTCGCGCAGCTGGTCGGGGTCAAGGTCCGGGCGACCGAGACGGCCCGGCAGGTGGTCGACCTGGCGATCCGGGTGTCGGGGGGAGGGGCGTACTACACCGGCAGCGAGCTGGCGCGCCTCTACCGGGACGTGCTCGCCGGGATCTTCCACCCGTCGGACGACGAGTCCGCGCACGCGACCGTCGCGGCCTCCGTGCTCGGCCCGCTCGAGTAG
- a CDS encoding glycoside hydrolase family 15 protein gives MSSPLDHAPGPDDAAPVAEYAALGDGRSVALVSRFGSLDWLCLPSFDSAACFARLLGTSDHGRWLLTVADATEITRRYLEDSFVLETTYTTPTGTAVVVDAMPMADGRADVVRRVECTRGYVEVRHEWVVRFGYGSIEPWVHRVTDDDGLPAIRAVAGPDALLLRGDRLPTHTDHRHRDAFRLDAGDAVDLSLTWTHSWEPLPPRLTVPDRLDRTRVVWGLWARSASYRGSYRDAVVRSLLVLRLLTDIETGGIVAAATTSLPEDFGGERNWDYRYCWLRDAAMTLEALLEHGYRDEATQWRDWLLRAVAGDPADLQIMYRVDGGRDLPERELDHLPGYAGSRPVRVGNAAVGQVQNDVLGEVMCALELARECGLTESDDSWSLQRHLVEELLTHWRQPDRGIWEVRGEPQHFVHSKVMAWAAVDRAVRGVERHGLEGPVERWRAARDEIHADVLAHGWDPDRGTFVQAYGAQHTDAALLQLLQVGFLPPDDPRLRATVEAVRAELEIAPGLLRRYPTSRTDDGLHGGEHAFLACSFWLADALARLDDVDGSTALLDRLTALANDVGLLAEQYDPAGDRMAGNVPQALSHLALVRAVHSHDFALERTGRPRADAGR, from the coding sequence ATGAGCTCCCCCCTCGACCACGCCCCGGGACCCGACGACGCCGCCCCCGTCGCCGAGTACGCCGCCCTCGGAGACGGGCGCTCCGTCGCCCTGGTCTCGCGGTTCGGGTCCCTCGACTGGCTGTGCCTGCCCTCGTTCGACAGCGCGGCGTGCTTCGCCCGCCTCCTCGGGACGTCCGACCACGGACGGTGGCTGCTGACGGTCGCCGACGCGACCGAGATCACACGGCGCTACCTCGAGGACTCGTTCGTCCTGGAGACGACCTACACGACGCCGACCGGGACGGCCGTCGTCGTCGACGCCATGCCGATGGCCGACGGACGCGCCGACGTCGTCCGGCGCGTGGAGTGCACCCGGGGGTACGTCGAGGTCCGCCACGAGTGGGTCGTGCGGTTCGGGTACGGCTCCATCGAGCCGTGGGTGCACCGCGTGACCGACGACGACGGGCTGCCGGCGATCCGGGCCGTCGCCGGTCCGGACGCCCTGCTGCTGCGCGGGGACCGGCTGCCGACGCACACGGACCACCGCCACCGCGACGCGTTCCGCCTGGACGCCGGCGACGCCGTCGACCTGTCGCTGACGTGGACGCACTCGTGGGAGCCGCTGCCCCCACGGCTCACGGTCCCCGACCGGCTCGACCGCACCCGTGTCGTCTGGGGCCTGTGGGCACGGTCCGCGTCCTACCGGGGCTCGTACCGCGACGCGGTCGTGCGCTCGCTCCTGGTGCTGCGGCTGCTCACGGACATCGAGACGGGCGGCATCGTCGCGGCCGCCACGACGTCGCTGCCGGAGGACTTCGGCGGCGAGCGGAACTGGGACTACCGCTACTGCTGGCTGCGGGACGCGGCGATGACGCTCGAGGCCCTGCTGGAGCACGGGTACCGGGACGAGGCGACGCAGTGGCGGGACTGGCTGCTGCGCGCCGTCGCCGGCGACCCCGCGGACCTGCAGATCATGTACCGCGTCGACGGCGGCCGGGACCTGCCCGAGCGCGAGCTCGACCACCTCCCCGGGTACGCGGGCTCGCGTCCCGTGCGCGTCGGCAACGCCGCCGTCGGGCAGGTGCAGAACGACGTCCTGGGCGAGGTCATGTGCGCGCTCGAGCTCGCGCGCGAGTGCGGCCTGACGGAGAGCGACGACTCGTGGTCGCTGCAGCGCCACCTCGTCGAGGAGCTCCTGACGCACTGGCGGCAGCCGGACCGCGGCATCTGGGAGGTGCGCGGCGAGCCGCAGCACTTCGTGCACTCGAAGGTCATGGCGTGGGCTGCGGTCGACCGGGCCGTGCGCGGCGTCGAGCGGCACGGGTTGGAGGGGCCGGTGGAGCGCTGGAGGGCGGCCCGCGACGAGATCCACGCGGACGTCCTCGCGCACGGCTGGGACCCCGACCGCGGGACCTTCGTGCAGGCGTACGGTGCGCAGCACACCGACGCGGCGCTCCTCCAGCTGCTCCAGGTCGGGTTCCTCCCGCCCGACGACCCGAGGCTGCGCGCGACCGTGGAGGCCGTGCGTGCGGAGCTCGAGATCGCCCCCGGCCTGCTGCGGCGCTACCCGACGTCCCGCACCGACGACGGTCTGCACGGCGGCGAGCACGCCTTCCTCGCGTGCTCGTTCTGGCTCGCGGACGCGCTCGCGCGCCTGGATGACGTCGACGGGTCGACGGCACTGCTCGACCGGCTGACCGCGCTCGCGAACGACGTCGGGCTGCTCGCCGAGCAGTACGACCCCGCCGGCGACCGGATGGCCGGCAACGTCCCGCAGGCCCTCTCGCACCTGGCGCTCGTGCGGGCCGTGCACAGCCACGACTTCGCGCTCGAGCGGACGGGACGCCCGCGCGCCGACGCGGGACGATGA
- a CDS encoding YciI family protein, translating to MPTYAVRYTYDERTDVRDTFRPEHRAYLSTLADEGRLLGSGPFADGEPGALLVFRADDRDALDALLAADPFAREGVVAVTDVRQWDLVLGPWSA from the coding sequence ATGCCGACCTATGCCGTGCGCTACACCTACGACGAGCGGACCGACGTGCGGGACACCTTCCGTCCCGAGCACCGCGCCTACCTGTCCACCCTCGCGGACGAGGGCCGCCTGCTGGGCTCCGGCCCGTTCGCCGACGGAGAGCCGGGTGCGCTGCTCGTGTTCCGGGCCGACGACCGGGACGCGCTCGACGCGCTGCTCGCCGCCGACCCCTTCGCGCGCGAGGGCGTCGTCGCCGTGACGGACGTGCGGCAGTGGGACCTCGTCCTGGGCCCGTGGAGCGCCTGA
- a CDS encoding MBL fold metallo-hydrolase: MYTGDVTRGGPADVRVLDEVEIRKVSVGPMDNAAYLLTCRREQAQLLVDAADEPDRLLALVREGTGSARLDVVVTTHQHADHHRALASVVAVTGATTAAGAADAAAITAATGVPVRRPLHDGDVLAVGHAVLEVVALRGHTEGSVALLYREPERVQAPDAVAGRAHLFTGDSLFPGGVGATGGDAGRFARLLEDVERRVFDRLGDETWVYPGHGADTTLGAERPHLAEWRARGW; this comes from the coding sequence ATGTACACGGGCGACGTGACGCGGGGCGGCCCCGCGGACGTGCGGGTCCTCGACGAGGTCGAGATCCGCAAGGTCAGCGTCGGGCCCATGGACAACGCCGCCTACCTCCTCACCTGCCGCCGCGAGCAGGCCCAGCTCCTCGTCGACGCCGCGGACGAGCCCGACCGCCTGCTCGCGCTCGTGCGCGAGGGCACGGGCTCGGCGCGGCTCGACGTCGTCGTGACGACGCACCAGCACGCCGACCACCACCGCGCGCTCGCGTCCGTCGTCGCGGTCACGGGTGCGACGACCGCGGCCGGGGCCGCCGACGCGGCGGCGATCACGGCGGCGACGGGTGTCCCCGTCCGGCGGCCGCTGCACGACGGCGACGTGCTGGCGGTCGGGCACGCGGTGCTCGAGGTCGTGGCGCTGCGGGGGCACACCGAGGGGTCGGTCGCGCTGCTCTACCGCGAGCCCGAGCGCGTGCAGGCGCCCGACGCGGTCGCCGGGCGCGCGCACCTGTTCACCGGCGACTCGCTGTTCCCGGGTGGCGTCGGCGCGACGGGTGGCGACGCCGGCCGGTTCGCCCGGCTCCTGGAGGACGTGGAGCGCCGCGTCTTCGACCGGCTCGGCGACGAGACGTGGGTGTACCCGGGCCACGGTGCCGACACGACGCTCGGCGCGGAGCGCCCGCACCTCGCCGAGTGGCGCGCCCGCGGCTGGTGA
- a CDS encoding TerC family protein, whose protein sequence is MDVAGWVWAVTAAAVVGLVLFDFFAHVRTPHAPTFQESVRWSVFYIALAVVFGVGLGMTSGWDFGSEYFAGYVTEKSLSVDNLFVFLIIMTKFAVPREYQQKVLLVGVVIALVLRTVFILAGAAAIEQFSWVFYIFGAFLVYTAVKLAREHHDPDHPEDEKAGDGFAVRTFKRLLPTVDEYHGDRLTTRIDGKRFFTPMLVVMVAIGSTDILFALDSIPAIYGLTEEPYIVFTANAFALLGLRQLYFLIGGLLDRLVYLSQGLSVILGFIGVKLVLHALHVNELPFINGGEHVEWAPEIPTWLSLSVILGTLAVATVASLVKTRNDARLESAGAPRS, encoded by the coding sequence GTGGACGTTGCTGGCTGGGTGTGGGCGGTCACCGCTGCGGCGGTGGTGGGCCTGGTTCTCTTCGACTTCTTCGCGCACGTGCGGACGCCGCACGCCCCGACCTTCCAGGAGTCGGTGCGTTGGTCGGTGTTCTACATCGCGCTGGCGGTCGTGTTCGGCGTCGGCCTGGGCATGACGAGCGGCTGGGACTTCGGGTCCGAGTACTTCGCCGGCTACGTGACCGAGAAGAGCCTGTCGGTCGACAACCTCTTCGTCTTCCTCATCATCATGACGAAGTTCGCGGTGCCGCGTGAGTACCAGCAGAAGGTGCTGCTGGTCGGTGTCGTCATCGCGCTCGTGCTGCGCACGGTGTTCATCCTCGCGGGCGCCGCGGCGATCGAGCAGTTCTCCTGGGTCTTCTACATCTTCGGCGCGTTCCTCGTGTACACGGCGGTCAAGCTGGCGCGCGAGCACCACGACCCCGACCACCCCGAGGACGAGAAGGCCGGCGACGGGTTCGCGGTCCGCACGTTCAAGCGTCTGCTGCCGACGGTCGACGAGTACCACGGCGACCGCCTCACCACGCGCATCGACGGCAAGCGGTTCTTCACGCCGATGCTCGTCGTCATGGTCGCGATCGGCTCGACGGACATCCTGTTCGCGCTCGACTCGATCCCCGCGATCTACGGCCTCACCGAGGAGCCGTACATCGTGTTCACGGCCAACGCGTTCGCGCTGCTCGGCCTGCGCCAGCTCTACTTCCTGATCGGCGGGCTGCTCGACCGCCTCGTGTACCTCTCGCAGGGCCTGTCGGTCATCCTCGGCTTCATCGGCGTCAAGCTCGTCCTGCACGCGCTGCACGTCAACGAGCTGCCGTTCATCAACGGTGGCGAGCACGTCGAGTGGGCGCCGGAGATCCCGACCTGGCTGTCGCTCAGCGTCATCCTCGGGACGCTCGCCGTCGCCACCGTGGCGAGCCTCGTCAAGACGCGCAACGACGCCCGGCTCGAGTCGGCCGGGGCGCCCCGGTCCTGA
- the uvrB gene encoding excinuclease ABC subunit UvrB: MRPVTELQRTVAPFQVVSEFTPSGDQPAAIAELASRINAGEKDVVLLGATGTGKSATTAWLIEQVQRPTLVMAPNKTLAAQLATEFRELLPNNAVEYFVSYYDYYQPEAYIVQTDTYIEKDSSINDEVERLRHSATSSLLTRRDVVVVASVSCIYGLGTPQEYVDRMVTLDVGQQIDRDQLLRRFVQMQYTRNDLAFTRGTFRVRGDTVEIIPMYEELAIRIEFFGDEIEAIATLHPLTGDVVRSEDQMMIFPATHYVAGPERMERAIAGIELELEDRLAELESQNKLLEAQRLRMRTTYDIEMMRQIGSCSGIENYSRHIDGRTAGSAPNTLLDFFPEDFLLVIDESHVTVPQIGAMFEGDMSRKRALVEHGFRLPSATDNRPLRWEEFVERIGQTVYLSATPGDYELSMADGVVEQIIRPTGLVDPEVVVKPTKGQIDDLLGEIHDRVERDERVLVTTLTKKMAEDLTDYFLEKGVRVRYLHSEVDTLRRVELLRELRLGEYDVLVGINLLREGLDLPEVSLVAILDADKEGFLRSGKSLIQTIGRAARNVSGQVHMYADKITPAMQLAIEETSRRREKQIAYNTERGIDPQPLRKKIGDITDLLAREDADTAELLGGAGRQASRGKAPVPGFGSKGAPRDERTRLTGAAAGELAGLIQELTDQMHAAAGELQFELAARLRDEISGLKKELRQMQAATA; this comes from the coding sequence ATGCGTCCCGTCACCGAGCTGCAGCGGACCGTCGCGCCGTTCCAGGTGGTCTCCGAGTTCACCCCGTCCGGCGACCAGCCGGCCGCGATCGCCGAGCTGGCCTCCCGCATCAACGCGGGGGAGAAGGACGTCGTGCTGCTCGGCGCGACCGGCACCGGCAAGTCCGCGACGACAGCCTGGCTGATCGAGCAGGTCCAGCGCCCGACGCTGGTCATGGCGCCCAACAAGACGCTCGCCGCGCAGCTCGCGACCGAGTTCCGCGAGCTCCTGCCGAACAACGCGGTCGAGTACTTCGTGTCGTACTACGACTACTACCAGCCCGAGGCGTACATCGTGCAGACGGACACCTACATCGAGAAGGACTCGTCGATCAACGACGAGGTCGAGCGCCTGCGCCACTCGGCGACCAGCTCGCTGCTGACCCGCCGTGACGTCGTCGTCGTCGCGTCCGTGAGCTGCATCTACGGCCTGGGCACGCCGCAGGAGTACGTCGACCGGATGGTGACGCTGGACGTCGGGCAGCAGATCGACCGCGACCAGCTGCTGCGTCGGTTCGTGCAGATGCAGTACACGCGCAACGACCTCGCGTTCACGCGCGGCACCTTCCGCGTGCGGGGCGACACCGTCGAGATCATCCCCATGTACGAGGAGCTCGCGATCCGGATCGAGTTCTTCGGCGACGAGATCGAGGCGATCGCGACGCTGCACCCGCTGACGGGCGACGTCGTCCGCTCCGAGGACCAGATGATGATCTTCCCGGCGACCCACTACGTCGCTGGCCCCGAGCGCATGGAACGTGCGATCGCGGGCATCGAGCTCGAGCTCGAGGACCGGCTCGCGGAGCTCGAGTCGCAGAACAAGCTGCTCGAGGCCCAGCGCCTGCGCATGCGCACGACGTACGACATCGAGATGATGCGGCAGATCGGCTCGTGCTCCGGGATCGAGAACTACTCGCGGCACATCGACGGCCGCACCGCGGGCTCGGCGCCGAACACGCTCCTCGACTTCTTCCCCGAGGACTTCCTGCTCGTCATCGACGAGTCGCACGTGACGGTCCCGCAGATCGGCGCGATGTTCGAGGGCGACATGTCGCGCAAGCGTGCGCTCGTCGAGCACGGCTTCCGGCTGCCGAGCGCGACCGACAACCGCCCGCTGCGCTGGGAGGAGTTCGTCGAGCGGATCGGGCAGACGGTCTACCTGTCGGCGACGCCGGGCGACTACGAGCTGTCGATGGCGGACGGCGTGGTCGAGCAGATCATCCGCCCGACGGGCCTCGTCGACCCCGAGGTCGTCGTCAAGCCGACCAAGGGGCAGATCGACGACCTGCTGGGCGAGATCCACGACCGCGTCGAGCGCGACGAGCGCGTGCTGGTGACGACCCTGACGAAGAAGATGGCCGAGGACCTCACGGACTACTTCCTCGAGAAGGGTGTGCGGGTCCGCTACCTGCACTCGGAGGTCGACACGCTGCGCCGGGTCGAGCTGCTGCGCGAGCTGCGGCTCGGGGAGTACGACGTGCTGGTCGGCATCAACCTGCTGCGCGAGGGTCTCGACCTGCCCGAGGTGTCGCTCGTGGCGATCCTCGACGCGGACAAGGAGGGCTTCCTGCGGTCCGGGAAGTCGCTCATCCAGACGATCGGCCGTGCGGCGCGCAACGTGTCCGGCCAGGTGCACATGTACGCGGACAAGATCACGCCCGCGATGCAGCTCGCGATCGAGGAGACCAGCCGCCGCCGCGAGAAGCAGATCGCGTACAACACGGAGCGCGGGATCGACCCGCAGCCGCTGCGCAAGAAGATCGGCGACATCACCGACCTGCTCGCGCGGGAGGACGCCGACACCGCGGAGCTGCTCGGCGGTGCCGGCCGGCAGGCCAGCCGCGGCAAGGCTCCCGTGCCGGGCTTCGGGTCGAAGGGCGCGCCGCGCGACGAGCGGACCCGGCTCACGGGTGCCGCAGCCGGGGAGCTCGCGGGGCTGATCCAGGAGCTGACGGACCAGATGCACGCGGCGGCCGGCGAGCTTCAGTTCGAGCTCGCGGCGCGCCTGCGCGACGAGATCTCGGGGCTGAAGAAGGAGCTGCGGCAGATGCAGGCGGCGACCGCCTGA
- the uvrA gene encoding excinuclease ABC subunit UvrA codes for MNDRLVVQGAREHNLRNVDLDLPRDRLIVFTGLSGSGKSSLAFDTIFAEGQRRYVESLSAYARQFLGQMDKPDVDFIEGLSPAVSIDQKSTNRNPRSTVGTITEVYDYLRLLFARAGTQYCPECGERVTAQTPQQIVDRLLELPEGTRYQVLAPVVRGRKGEYADLFKELQGKGFARARVDGEVVQLTEPPTLEKKLKHDIEVVVDRLVSREGVQRRLTDSVETALGLAGGLLVVELVDADADDPGRERRFSENRACPNDHVLTLDEIEPRTFSFNAPYGACPECTGIGSRLEVDPELIVPDEDLSLDDGAIAPWSQISSEYFARVLGALAQDMGFSTSVPWRALPQRAKDAVLYGQNHEVKVRYKNRWGRERTYSTGFEGVVTFLERRHSETESDWSKEKYEAFMREVPCPVCRGARLKPEVLAVRVGGKSIAQVCELPIREARAFLDELDLGERERAIAAQVLKEIQARLGFLLDVGLDYLSLMRPAGTLSGGEAQRIRLATQIGSGLVGVLYVLDEPSIGLHQRDNRRLIDTLTRLRDLGNTLIVVEHDEDTIRTADWIVDIGPGAGEHGGRVVHSGDLDGLLSSAESVTGAYLSGRRAIPMPPQRRPVDRNKQLTVVGAREHNLRGIDVSFPLGTLTAVTGVSGSGKSTLVNSILYTVLANELNGARQVAGRHKRVTGLEHLDKVVHVDQGPIGRTPRSNPATYTGVWDHVRRLFAETTEAKVRGYTPGRFSFNVKGGRCEACSGDGTLKIEMNFLPDVYVPCEVCHGARYNRETLEVHFKGKTVADVLAMPIEEAAEFFAAVPAISRHLRTLVDVGLGYVRLGQPAPTLSGGEAQRVKLAAELQRRSTGRTIYVLDEPTTGLHFEDIRKLLGVLQSLVDKGNSVIVIEHNLDVIKNADWVVDMGPEGGSGGGMVVAQGTPEHVAGVEASHTGRFLAEVLDAEVELERERASA; via the coding sequence GTGAACGACCGACTGGTAGTGCAGGGCGCCCGCGAGCACAACCTCCGCAACGTCGACCTCGACCTCCCGCGCGACAGGCTCATCGTCTTCACCGGTCTGTCGGGCTCGGGCAAGTCGTCACTGGCCTTCGACACCATCTTCGCGGAGGGCCAGCGGCGCTACGTCGAGTCGTTGTCGGCGTACGCGCGACAGTTCCTCGGGCAGATGGACAAGCCCGACGTGGACTTCATCGAAGGGCTGTCCCCGGCGGTCTCGATCGACCAGAAGTCGACCAACCGCAACCCGCGCTCGACGGTCGGCACGATCACCGAGGTCTACGACTACCTGCGCCTGCTGTTCGCGCGCGCCGGCACGCAGTACTGCCCGGAGTGCGGCGAGCGCGTCACCGCGCAGACCCCCCAGCAGATCGTCGACCGTCTCCTCGAGCTCCCCGAGGGGACGCGGTACCAGGTGCTGGCGCCGGTCGTGCGCGGTCGCAAGGGCGAGTACGCGGACCTGTTCAAGGAGCTGCAGGGCAAGGGCTTCGCCCGCGCGCGCGTCGACGGCGAGGTCGTGCAGCTCACCGAGCCGCCGACGCTCGAGAAGAAGCTCAAGCACGACATCGAGGTCGTCGTCGACCGCCTCGTCTCGCGCGAGGGCGTGCAGCGCCGCCTCACGGACTCGGTGGAGACGGCGCTGGGTCTGGCGGGCGGCCTGCTCGTCGTCGAGCTCGTCGACGCCGACGCCGACGACCCGGGGCGCGAGCGCCGGTTCTCCGAGAACCGCGCATGCCCCAACGACCACGTGCTGACGCTCGACGAGATCGAGCCGCGGACGTTCTCGTTCAACGCCCCCTACGGCGCGTGCCCCGAGTGCACCGGCATCGGCTCACGCCTCGAGGTCGACCCCGAGCTCATCGTCCCCGACGAGGACCTCTCGCTTGACGACGGTGCGATCGCCCCCTGGTCGCAGATCTCCAGCGAGTACTTCGCGCGTGTGCTCGGTGCGCTCGCGCAGGACATGGGCTTCTCGACGAGCGTGCCGTGGCGTGCGCTGCCGCAGCGCGCGAAGGACGCCGTCCTGTACGGGCAGAACCACGAGGTCAAGGTCCGGTACAAGAACCGGTGGGGCCGGGAGCGGACGTACTCGACGGGTTTCGAGGGCGTCGTCACCTTCCTCGAGCGCCGGCACTCCGAGACGGAGTCGGACTGGAGCAAGGAGAAGTACGAGGCCTTCATGCGCGAGGTGCCGTGCCCGGTCTGCCGCGGCGCGCGCCTCAAGCCCGAGGTCCTGGCGGTGCGGGTCGGCGGCAAGTCGATCGCGCAGGTCTGCGAGCTGCCCATCCGGGAGGCACGCGCGTTCCTCGACGAGCTCGACCTCGGCGAGCGGGAGCGCGCGATCGCCGCCCAGGTGCTCAAGGAGATCCAGGCGCGCCTCGGCTTCCTGCTCGACGTCGGACTCGACTACCTGTCGCTCATGCGTCCCGCCGGCACGCTGTCGGGCGGGGAGGCGCAGCGGATCCGGCTCGCGACGCAGATCGGCTCGGGCCTGGTCGGCGTGCTGTACGTGCTCGACGAGCCGAGCATCGGCCTGCACCAGCGGGACAACCGACGGCTGATCGACACGCTCACGCGCCTGCGCGACCTCGGCAACACCCTCATCGTCGTCGAGCACGACGAGGACACGATCCGCACGGCCGACTGGATCGTCGACATCGGCCCCGGCGCCGGGGAGCACGGCGGTCGTGTCGTGCACTCGGGGGACCTGGACGGGCTGCTGTCGTCGGCCGAGTCGGTCACGGGCGCGTACCTCTCCGGGCGCCGCGCCATCCCGATGCCGCCGCAGCGCCGGCCCGTCGACCGGAACAAGCAGCTCACGGTCGTGGGCGCGCGCGAGCACAACCTGCGGGGGATCGACGTGTCGTTCCCCCTCGGGACGCTCACCGCCGTCACCGGCGTCTCCGGCTCCGGCAAGTCCACGCTCGTCAACTCCATCCTCTACACGGTGCTCGCCAACGAGCTGAACGGTGCGCGGCAGGTGGCCGGACGGCACAAGCGCGTCACGGGCCTGGAGCACCTCGACAAGGTCGTCCACGTCGACCAGGGCCCCATCGGCCGCACACCGCGCTCCAACCCGGCGACGTACACCGGGGTGTGGGACCACGTGCGCCGGCTCTTCGCCGAGACGACCGAGGCGAAGGTGCGGGGCTACACCCCGGGTCGCTTCTCGTTCAACGTCAAGGGCGGCCGCTGCGAGGCGTGCTCGGGCGACGGCACCCTGAAGATCGAGATGAACTTCCTGCCCGACGTCTATGTGCCGTGCGAGGTCTGCCACGGCGCGCGGTACAACCGCGAGACGCTCGAGGTGCACTTCAAGGGCAAGACGGTCGCAGACGTGCTCGCGATGCCCATCGAGGAGGCCGCGGAGTTCTTCGCCGCGGTGCCCGCGATCTCGCGGCACCTGCGCACGCTCGTCGACGTCGGTCTCGGGTACGTGCGCCTCGGCCAGCCGGCGCCGACGCTGTCCGGTGGTGAGGCGCAGCGCGTGAAGCTCGCCGCCGAGCTCCAGCGGCGCTCGACGGGCCGCACGATCTACGTGCTCGACGAGCCGACGACGGGTCTGCACTTCGAGGACATCCGCAAGCTGCTCGGCGTCCTGCAGTCGCTGGTCGACAAGGGCAACAGCGTCATCGTGATCGAGCACAACCTCGACGTCATCAAGAACGCCGACTGGGTCGTCGACATGGGACCCGAGGGTGGCAGCGGCGGCGGCATGGTCGTGGCGCAGGGCACCCCCGAGCACGTCGCGGGTGTGGAGGCGTCGCACACCGGACGGTTCCTCGCCGAGGTGCTCGACGCCGAGGTGGAGCTGGAGCGCGAGCGCGCGTCGGCCTGA